Proteins from a single region of Campylobacter sp. RM16704:
- a CDS encoding 4Fe-4S dicluster domain-containing protein, translating to MKDFVFLENEDLIPLSDSISIVQKACNEEVFIGNSKLLNPEVYAPEINFYLKNSQDDVLKKAKTIESLYKIRSKVYDLGLDLEYTKEVGKNVIIVSNEDQNELIESLKKQEYKVLKLSNEQCLGVLGCVGELCVIALKDNEQVEIDCDFFLYDVKKESFDQQSGCYDLTILSQEELIKLLNSNSPKYRFRNYISYDDSICQYHERRSIHCGKCAEICPSVAILKDDEQRKLEFSHIDCINCGDCVGICPSGALDYAPMPRNSFYEILKFYEDKIILVIPERFSIENLNITLKENVMPFMVKSENYLDQAHFLAMLQTSGANMVVYSDNLSKGSLEIVDLINEIFQRKFKQNAIFLAKNENELLEAIDKTCFIENLKFISYNSSVLKREDFAIRLRELIKEENLGNIPSKEWIRYGKISINTNTCTLCLSCVGACNVGALVADTKDNSLKFNASLCTTCGYCETSCAEKDTLELQRSGIDLEKDYFSFMILAQDELFACVECGKEFATKKAVEKIANIMKPKFMGDETKIKTLYCCAECKAKIMIQNMDVL from the coding sequence ATGAAAGATTTTGTATTTTTAGAAAATGAAGATTTAATCCCTTTAAGTGATAGTATTAGCATAGTTCAAAAAGCTTGTAATGAAGAAGTTTTTATAGGAAATTCAAAGCTTTTAAACCCTGAAGTTTATGCACCTGAGATTAATTTTTACCTTAAAAACTCACAAGATGATGTGCTTAAAAAAGCCAAAACTATTGAGTCTTTATATAAGATTAGATCTAAAGTTTATGATTTGGGACTTGATTTAGAATATACCAAAGAAGTGGGTAAAAATGTAATTATTGTAAGTAATGAGGATCAAAATGAGCTTATAGAAAGTTTAAAAAAACAAGAATATAAGGTTTTAAAATTAAGCAATGAGCAATGTTTAGGCGTTTTAGGTTGCGTGGGTGAGCTTTGTGTGATAGCTTTGAAAGATAATGAGCAAGTAGAAATTGATTGTGATTTTTTCTTATATGATGTAAAAAAAGAAAGTTTTGATCAGCAAAGTGGTTGCTATGATTTAACTATTTTAAGTCAAGAAGAGCTTATAAAACTTTTAAATTCAAATTCTCCAAAATATAGATTTAGAAATTATATTAGTTATGATGATAGCATTTGTCAATACCATGAAAGAAGAAGTATACATTGTGGAAAATGTGCTGAAATTTGTCCAAGTGTGGCTATTTTAAAAGATGATGAGCAAAGAAAATTAGAATTTTCTCATATAGATTGTATAAATTGTGGTGATTGTGTAGGAATTTGTCCTAGTGGAGCACTTGATTATGCACCTATGCCACGCAATAGCTTTTATGAAATTTTAAAATTTTATGAAGATAAAATTATTTTAGTCATTCCTGAAAGATTTTCTATAGAAAATTTAAACATTACTTTAAAAGAAAATGTTATGCCATTTATGGTTAAAAGTGAAAACTATCTTGATCAAGCACATTTTTTAGCTATGCTTCAAACAAGTGGAGCAAATATGGTTGTTTATAGTGATAATTTATCTAAAGGAAGTTTGGAGATTGTTGATTTAATTAATGAAATTTTTCAAAGAAAATTTAAACAAAATGCAATTTTTCTAGCCAAAAATGAAAATGAGCTTTTAGAAGCTATTGACAAAACCTGTTTTATAGAAAATCTTAAATTTATTTCTTATAACTCTTCTGTTTTAAAAAGAGAAGATTTTGCTATAAGATTAAGAGAGCTTATAAAAGAAGAGAATTTAGGCAATATCCCGAGCAAAGAATGGATACGCTATGGAAAAATCTCTATCAATACAAACACCTGCACCTTATGTCTTTCTTGTGTGGGTGCTTGTAATGTAGGAGCTTTAGTGGCTGATACCAAGGATAATTCTTTGAAATTTAATGCAAGTTTATGTACTACCTGTGGATATTGTGAAACAAGTTGTGCTGAAAAAGATACCCTAGAGCTTCAAAGAAGTGGGATAGATTTAGAAAAAGATTATTTTTCTTTTATGATTTTAGCCCAAGATGAACTTTTTGCCTGTGTAGAGTGTGGGAAAGAATTTGCTACAAAAAAAGCAGTTGAAAAAATAGCTAACATTATGAAACCAAAATTTATGGGAGATGAAACTAAGATAAAAACACTATATTGCTGTGCTGAATGTAAAGCAAAGATAATGATACAAAATATGGACGTGCTTTAA
- the selA gene encoding L-seryl-tRNA(Sec) selenium transferase, producing MNKFRNFPPINTLINDKSLVKYPLYLKTYFSKLVVSNCKKELSKNENLNFSLQDLLSKIAQSIDEFLNMQSQSLINATGVIIHTNLGRSIIDESIFERTKEIICSYSNLEFNMQTGKRGSRYDALSVNLKILFDCEDCLVVNNNASAVFLILNTLAKNEEVITSRSELVEIGGNFRIPEVMLAAAVRLKEIGTTNKTHLYDYEKAINENTKMILKTHRSNFTFKGFFEEVSLSEIHALAKKKKLISYYDLGAGWCEKINKQLSKNEPSVKELLKHCDILSFSGDKLFGSTQAGIILGKKKYIQQLKKNQLLRMLRVDKITLAFLNETTKAYLEKEYEKIPTLKLLNDDLKIIEKKALFVKEKIPTKCELKASKSLVGGGSMPDKSLDTFVLSFDEKALLLQEKFRKKGVIGRVENGHFVLDFRSILEKDLNRLIHAIKEVFHA from the coding sequence ATGAACAAATTTAGAAATTTTCCACCTATTAATACACTAATAAACGATAAAAGCTTGGTTAAATACCCTTTGTATTTAAAAACATATTTTTCAAAACTAGTTGTTTCAAATTGTAAAAAAGAGCTTAGTAAAAATGAAAATTTAAATTTTAGTTTGCAAGATTTGCTAAGTAAAATTGCTCAAAGCATTGATGAGTTTTTAAATATGCAAAGTCAAAGCTTGATCAATGCTACTGGAGTTATCATACATACTAATCTTGGTCGTAGCATTATTGATGAGAGTATTTTTGAAAGAACTAAAGAAATCATCTGCTCTTATTCAAATTTAGAGTTTAACATGCAAACTGGCAAAAGAGGCTCAAGATATGACGCACTCAGCGTGAATTTAAAAATATTATTTGATTGTGAGGATTGTTTGGTTGTTAATAACAACGCCTCAGCTGTATTTTTGATTTTAAACACCTTAGCAAAAAATGAAGAAGTTATTACTTCAAGAAGTGAGCTAGTTGAGATTGGGGGAAATTTTAGAATTCCTGAAGTTATGCTAGCAGCTGCTGTTAGGCTAAAAGAAATAGGCACAACTAATAAAACTCATCTATATGATTATGAAAAAGCTATCAATGAAAATACTAAGATGATTTTAAAAACCCATCGTTCTAATTTTACTTTTAAAGGATTTTTTGAAGAAGTAAGCTTAAGTGAAATTCATGCTTTGGCAAAAAAGAAAAAACTCATATCTTATTATGATTTAGGTGCTGGCTGGTGTGAAAAAATCAATAAGCAACTAAGTAAAAATGAGCCAAGTGTGAAAGAGCTTTTAAAACATTGTGATATTTTAAGTTTTAGTGGTGATAAGCTTTTTGGTTCTACTCAAGCAGGCATTATACTTGGAAAGAAAAAATACATTCAACAACTAAAGAAAAATCAACTTCTAAGAATGCTAAGGGTTGATAAAATCACTCTAGCTTTTTTAAATGAAACTACCAAAGCATACTTAGAAAAAGAATATGAAAAAATCCCCACACTAAAACTTTTAAATGATGATTTAAAAATCATAGAAAAAAAGGCTCTTTTTGTCAAAGAAAAAATTCCTACAAAATGTGAGTTAAAAGCTTCTAAAAGTTTAGTAGGTGGTGGCTCTATGCCTGATAAAAGCTTAGATACTTTTGTGTTAAGTTTTGACGAGAAAGCTTTGCTTTTACAAGAAAAATTTAGAAAAAAAGGTGTGATTGGCCGTGTTGAAAATGGACATTTTGTGCTAGATTTTAGAAGTATTTTAGAAAAAGATTTAAACCGTTTAATCCATGCTATCAAAGAGGTATTTCATGCATAG
- the selB gene encoding selenocysteine-specific translation elongation factor — translation MHSIIIGTAGHIDHGKTSLIKALNGFEGDDLKEEQEKGITINLSFSNLKSENLNIAFIDVPGHESLIKTMISGAFGFRVCMFVIDINEGLKAQSIEHLRVLEFLGVKDVVLILSKIDLCKDLAQKQEELLKELKAFKINILKVFPTSIYDEQSIINLKNYLLSLKPKENDENLIFRYYIDRVFSLKGIGTVVTGSLNEGKISKNEKIFCLENQKDIIVKNIQIHEENVLEAKAYNRVALSLNCDYHELKKGYILTKKGIFKSFKSIDGVVFNTEIKHGSILEFCSGSKKLNAKISIIKEFENKTYISLDFDKNLPLCFDDKFILLENGRIKSGGVVLNAVSEPLKKDIKAKYLALLEQKDLKKVFEFLKQTHKLGFGLLSSYQRFKLAHEQALNLAKSLDHVFVDEQALNVYDLNAMQTLKDFINFIFSKNPYALISPHSIALRLTWASENFCAYTLLQMQEKLDFKDGIWFLKGQDFEKLQEKAHCELYEILKKEGIKPTAPYNLYEYLELDRKNGDLILKKLTKENKVKRLAHNLFIEKNALENLMQEFLKLLQNNYLDVSFVKNHFQISRKYAIAYLEYLDKNYPQVIKIDEKRMLKI, via the coding sequence ATGCATAGTATCATCATAGGCACTGCTGGACATATTGATCATGGTAAAACTTCGCTTATTAAAGCTTTAAATGGTTTTGAGGGTGATGATTTAAAAGAAGAGCAAGAAAAAGGCATTACGATTAATCTTAGCTTTTCAAATTTAAAAAGTGAAAATTTAAATATTGCTTTTATTGATGTACCTGGGCATGAAAGTTTAATCAAAACTATGATAAGTGGTGCTTTTGGGTTTAGAGTATGTATGTTTGTCATAGATATAAATGAAGGTTTAAAGGCTCAAAGTATAGAGCATTTAAGGGTTTTGGAATTTTTAGGTGTAAAAGACGTAGTGCTTATTTTAAGCAAGATTGATTTATGCAAGGATTTAGCACAAAAGCAAGAAGAGCTTTTAAAAGAATTAAAAGCCTTTAAAATCAATATCTTAAAAGTTTTTCCAACTAGTATTTATGATGAGCAAAGTATAATAAATTTAAAAAACTATCTACTTAGTTTAAAACCTAAAGAAAATGATGAAAATTTGATTTTTAGATACTACATTGATAGGGTTTTTTCTCTAAAAGGTATAGGCACGGTAGTAACTGGAAGTTTAAATGAGGGAAAAATCAGCAAAAATGAAAAAATCTTTTGCCTTGAAAATCAAAAAGATATCATTGTAAAAAACATACAAATTCATGAAGAAAATGTTTTAGAAGCAAAAGCTTATAATAGAGTTGCTTTGAGTTTAAATTGTGATTATCATGAATTAAAAAAAGGCTATATACTCACAAAAAAAGGTATTTTTAAGAGTTTTAAAAGTATTGATGGAGTTGTTTTTAATACAGAGATTAAACACGGAAGTATTTTAGAGTTTTGCAGTGGCTCAAAAAAGCTTAATGCAAAAATCAGCATTATCAAAGAATTTGAAAATAAAACTTACATTAGTTTAGATTTTGATAAAAATCTACCTTTATGCTTTGATGATAAATTTATCTTGCTTGAAAATGGTCGTATTAAAAGTGGTGGCGTGGTGTTAAATGCAGTGAGTGAGCCTTTAAAAAAAGATATAAAAGCTAAGTATTTAGCACTTTTAGAACAAAAAGATTTGAAAAAAGTATTTGAGTTTTTAAAACAAACCCATAAACTTGGTTTTGGTTTACTTTCAAGTTACCAGCGTTTCAAACTCGCTCATGAACAAGCTTTAAATTTAGCAAAAAGTTTAGATCATGTTTTTGTCGACGAGCAAGCTTTAAATGTATATGATTTAAATGCTATGCAAACTTTGAAAGATTTTATTAATTTTATCTTTTCTAAAAATCCTTATGCTTTAATCTCGCCTCATTCTATCGCCTTAAGACTTACTTGGGCAAGTGAAAATTTTTGTGCTTATACACTTTTGCAAATGCAAGAAAAGCTGGACTTTAAAGATGGCATATGGTTTTTAAAAGGACAAGACTTTGAAAAATTACAAGAAAAGGCTCATTGTGAGCTTTACGAAATTTTAAAAAAAGAAGGTATAAAACCTACTGCACCTTATAATCTTTATGAGTATTTAGAGCTTGATAGGAAAAATGGAGATCTTATCTTAAAAAAACTTACTAAAGAAAATAAAGTCAAAAGACTAGCGCATAATCTTTTTATAGAAAAAAATGCTCTTGAAAATCTTATGCAAGAATTTTTAAAACTATTACAAAATAACTATTTAGATGTAAGCTTTGTAAAAAATCATTTTCAAATTTCAAGAAAATATGCCATAGCTTATTTAGAATATCTTGATAAAAATTACCCTCAAGTAATAAAAATAGATGAAAAAAGAATGCTAAAAATCTAA
- a CDS encoding thioredoxin fold domain-containing protein gives MKKSLALLTLASSLFAASNEEIINFFKKNPNLSNANISVSSREKIPDTNFEAVIVNFEISGKNFQEIVFTQDNIITTEVIDVKKGEFYSQVYQAKLMEKQQAEFSKKALTELKKEKMFVSLGDPKKPLLYVFSDPECPYCRMHLDKIEETLKTHQVKFILTPIHDTSAFEKSALIYKESKNAKDDAQKIAIMKKYYDENIKDYKKPSEAEVKAVRETFAKYSKLGLRAVPTIIDAQK, from the coding sequence ATGAAAAAATCTTTAGCTCTTTTGACCCTTGCTAGCTCTTTATTTGCAGCAAGTAATGAAGAAATTATTAATTTTTTTAAAAAAAATCCAAATTTATCTAATGCAAACATTAGCGTTTCTAGTAGAGAAAAAATTCCTGATACTAACTTTGAAGCTGTGATAGTTAATTTTGAAATTAGCGGTAAAAATTTTCAAGAAATCGTTTTCACTCAAGATAATATCATCACAACTGAAGTAATTGATGTCAAAAAAGGTGAATTTTATTCTCAAGTTTATCAAGCAAAACTTATGGAAAAACAACAAGCTGAATTTTCAAAAAAAGCTTTGACTGAACTTAAAAAAGAAAAAATGTTTGTTTCTTTAGGAGATCCTAAAAAACCTTTGCTTTATGTGTTTAGTGATCCTGAATGCCCATATTGTAGAATGCATTTAGATAAAATAGAAGAAACATTAAAAACTCATCAAGTTAAATTTATCTTAACTCCAATCCATGATACTAGTGCTTTTGAAAAATCAGCTCTTATTTATAAAGAAAGTAAAAATGCTAAAGATGATGCACAAAAAATTGCTATTATGAAGAAATATTATGATGAAAATATAAAAGATTATAAAAAACCTAGTGAAGCTGAGGTAAAAGCGGTAAGAGAAACTTTTGCAAAATACTCTAAACTTGGCCTTCGTGCCGTACCAACCATAATTGATGCTCAAAAATAA
- the gdhA gene encoding NADP-specific glutamate dehydrogenase produces the protein MSMAKQYINETLEKIQTISPRQPIFFQAATEVLNSLEPLLESNKTYQDHAILERIVMPEKTTIFRVVYINDAGKAQTHFGYRVQFNSSLGPYKGGLRFHPSVNLDVLKFLGFEQIFKNSLTGLMIGGAKGGANFDPKGKSEAEIMRFCQAFMAELSKIIGANTDVPAGDIGVGAREIGYMFGAYKKISSNFDGTLTGKKIPWGGSLARTEATGYGCVYFTQEMLAKYNNALEGKECAVSGSGNVAIYTIEKLHQLGAKAITISDSDGFVYDKDGIDLDLLKEIKEIKRARVSDYAALKKGAIFTPKSAYKQGCNGVWSIPCDIAFPSATQNELNLEDIKTLYHNGCRMVAEGANMPSTLEAIDFMLNQKDFLFAPAKAANAGGVATSQLEMQQNASMCQWSFEEVDAKLHKIMKNIFENSYECAKAYNHEGNLVVGSNIAGFKKVADAMIDHGYI, from the coding sequence ATGAGTATGGCTAAACAATATATCAACGAAACTTTAGAAAAAATTCAAACAATTTCTCCAAGACAACCTATCTTTTTTCAAGCAGCAACCGAGGTATTAAATTCTTTAGAACCTTTACTTGAATCTAATAAAACTTATCAAGATCATGCAATATTAGAGCGTATTGTAATGCCTGAAAAAACAACTATATTTAGAGTTGTGTATATTAATGATGCAGGTAAAGCTCAAACGCATTTTGGTTATAGAGTGCAGTTTAACTCTAGTTTAGGTCCTTATAAAGGTGGACTTAGATTTCACCCTAGTGTAAATTTAGATGTTTTGAAATTTTTAGGTTTTGAGCAAATTTTTAAAAATTCTTTAACAGGTTTAATGATAGGAGGTGCCAAAGGTGGAGCAAATTTTGACCCTAAGGGTAAAAGTGAAGCAGAGATTATGCGTTTTTGTCAAGCTTTTATGGCAGAACTTTCAAAAATCATAGGTGCAAATACTGATGTACCAGCAGGTGATATAGGGGTTGGTGCTAGAGAAATTGGATATATGTTTGGAGCTTATAAGAAAATTAGCTCTAATTTTGATGGAACTTTAACAGGAAAGAAAATTCCATGGGGTGGAAGCTTAGCAAGAACAGAAGCAACAGGATATGGTTGTGTGTATTTTACTCAAGAAATGCTAGCAAAATATAACAATGCATTAGAAGGAAAAGAGTGTGCAGTCTCAGGTAGTGGAAATGTGGCAATTTATACTATAGAAAAATTACACCAACTTGGTGCAAAAGCAATTACAATAAGTGATAGTGATGGATTTGTTTATGATAAAGATGGAATAGATTTAGATTTATTAAAGGAAATTAAAGAAATAAAAAGAGCTAGGGTGAGTGATTATGCAGCGCTTAAAAAAGGTGCTATTTTTACTCCAAAAAGCGCGTATAAACAAGGTTGTAATGGGGTGTGGAGCATACCTTGTGATATAGCTTTTCCAAGTGCTACGCAAAATGAGTTAAATTTAGAAGATATTAAAACCTTATATCATAATGGTTGTCGTATGGTAGCAGAGGGAGCTAATATGCCAAGCACACTTGAAGCGATTGATTTTATGTTAAATCAAAAAGACTTTTTATTTGCTCCAGCTAAGGCCGCAAATGCAGGCGGTGTAGCGACTTCTCAACTTGAAATGCAACAAAACGCAAGTATGTGTCAATGGAGTTTTGAGGAAGTTGATGCAAAATTGCATAAGATTATGAAAAATATTTTTGAAAATTCATACGAGTGTGCAAAAGCTTATAATCATGAAGGAAATTTAGTGGTAGGCTCAAACATAGCAGGCTTTAAAAAAGTAGCTGATGCGATGATTGATCATGGTTATATTTAA
- a CDS encoding 6-amino-6-deoxyfutalosine synthase produces the protein MVFGKIDYLNLLPLHIYLKKSAFPSYVKQTTEYKKGVPSKLNRHLYFRRIDAAIVSSIESRRKKYKTLNVGICANKKVKSVLVKKHSQSKEDASSATSNALAKVLKQKGEVIIGDKALKLYLQNPKDYIDLCELWYEKTNLPFVFARFSCVKNFSIYKKMMKNFIKSKIFIPQYILLDYSKSRNLSQKEISTYLKLIYYKIGTKEQMALKKFLAKTNSKIL, from the coding sequence ATGGTTTTTGGAAAGATAGATTATCTTAATTTACTCCCTTTACATATCTATCTTAAAAAATCAGCTTTTCCTAGCTATGTTAAACAAACTACAGAATACAAAAAAGGGGTTCCTAGTAAGCTAAATCGCCATTTGTATTTTAGACGCATTGATGCAGCAATTGTCTCAAGCATTGAAAGTCGTAGAAAAAAATACAAAACCTTAAATGTAGGAATTTGTGCAAATAAAAAGGTAAAAAGCGTTTTAGTGAAAAAGCATTCTCAAAGCAAAGAAGATGCAAGTTCTGCAACTTCTAATGCTCTTGCAAAAGTTTTAAAGCAAAAAGGGGAGGTTATCATCGGTGATAAAGCTTTAAAACTTTATTTGCAAAATCCAAAAGATTATATTGATTTGTGTGAATTATGGTATGAAAAAACAAATTTACCTTTTGTTTTTGCACGCTTTTCTTGTGTTAAAAATTTTTCTATTTATAAAAAAATGATGAAAAATTTCATAAAAAGTAAAATTTTCATTCCACAATATATTTTGTTAGATTATTCTAAATCAAGAAATCTTTCTCAAAAAGAAATTAGCACATACTTAAAGCTAATTTACTACAAAATAGGAACAAAGGAGCAAATGGCGCTAAAAAAATTTTTAGCTAAAACAAACAGCAAGATACTATAA